TTCAATTTCAAAGTTTTTTATTTTACTTATCTTTGAGAATTTATTTATTAAATCAAATTCAACATCACAAAATGCTGATTCTGTTATAATTTTTTTATTTTCTGAATCTAAAACCCCTGGTATTGAAATACCTAAGTCAAATTCAACACTTTCATTAACTAAGTCATTCACAATAATATCCATTACTTTTTCCAATGGCAATTGAAAGCCTTTTTTATCAATACCATCATATTTCAAAAGAGATTTTGATTCTATTTTTCCATCAACAAATGAAATTTTTTTAATTGATGATCCACCTAAATCATAAGTAATTTTTTTATTCATTATAATTCTCCATTTTTTGAAATTAATTCTTTATATCAGTAGAAACTATCTTTTCTTATTCTTTTCATGTCTTTTAAATCAAATTCATCTCTATTAACATAAACAAAACCATAGCGTTTTGAAATTCCTTCATGTGTTGAGACTAAATCAATAGCACTTCAAGGCATGTAACCTATCATCTCAACACCATCTTCAATAGCTAGAGCCATTTGATGAATATGTTTTTGATAAAAATCAATTCTATAGTCATCATGTACTTTTCCATCTTCAGTTAATACATCCCTTGCACCAATTCCATTTTCTGTAACCATAATAGGTAGTTGATATCTTTCTCAAACTTCTCTTAAAGTATTTCTAAAACCAACTGGGTCAATTTCTCAACCAAATTGTGTTTTTTCTAAGTTTGGATTTTTAACTGATTTTGCAAACCCTTTGAAAGCAAAACCTGATTGTTGATCGGCGTTTGTTGCGCCATCATTTCCATCTTTATTGTCAAGCGCTTCTACAGTTCCTGAAGAATAATAGTTTATAGCAATAAAATCAGGTTTTGCTATTTTAAATAACTCCATTTCCTCAGATGTTGTGTGAATTTGTTTATTATTTTGCTCTAAATAGCTTAAAAATTTCTTACTATATGTTCCTCTGCATAAAATATCTAAGTAGACTCAGTTTCTTAATAAATCCATATTTAGCTTAGCTGTAAAATCTTCTGGCTTTGATGATGCAGGATAGTTAATTGCAATATTTGGTGCTGGTCCTATTTTTGATTTAGGGCACATTTCTCTACACATTAGTATTGCCTTAGCCTGAACTACATTCATATTATGCATTACTTGTCATTCATTTGAAGAATACTTTTCTTTATTTGTATTTATTATTTGCGAAATTAATACCATAACATTAAGTTCATTTACAGTTAATCAATATTTAACTTTTGAACCAAAATTTTTAAATAAAACTGAACAATATCTTTCATAATGTTTATAAACATTTTTGCTTTCTAATCCACCATCTTCTTCAACAAACATAGGAATATCAAAGTGAAAAATTGTAACTACTGGTTCTATATTATTTTTAATTAATTCATCTAATAAGTTGTTGTAAAAATCAATTCCTTCTTGATTTATATTACCTTCTTTATCTTTAATAATTCTTGGTCAAGAAATAGAAAATCTGTATGACTTAAATCCCATTTCTGCCATAAGAGCAACATCTTCTTTTCAATGGTTATAGTGATCAGATGCAACACTAAAATCTGTTATTTCTTTGTTTGCATGCTCTTTTGATGATGGATCCATTGATGATGGAACTTTTCCACCTTGGTATATGCCCCCTTCTACTTGATAGGCGCTTGTAGCTGCACCTCATAAAAAATCTTTTGGAAATTTACTCATCTATTTTCCTCCTTATATTTTCTATTTTATGCTTACTTTTTTTAAAGATGGATTGATAAATATAAAATTAAAAAAACTTTCCTTTTTAGAAAGTTTTTTTCATTACATTTAATACTTCAATGAAAAGCATTTGAATAGCTATATTTCTTATTAAAAATGAAGACGAATTGTAATTGAAATCTAATTTTATAGTTTTAAAATTATATTTTTTTAGTTTTTCTTCAGAAAATCTAGATGTTATTAAATAAATGTTTTCAAAATCAAAGTCACCTTTTAATTCAAAATCAATTTGATCAACAAGACTATCAGTATCTAATCCAGCGAATAAAAAAATATTTACAGCGTTTTCTTTCTTTTTAATCTTTTTCATATATATATACTGTGTTTCTAATATAATTGGTGTGATATCACCTTCCAATAATAACTCATAAATAAAATTAGAAGCTATTCTTAATTGATATGAGCTATAAATATAAACATTTTTTTCTTTAATAATACTTAATGCTAAATCATTAATGAAATTTTTCTTACTTCTTATTCATTCATCAATTTCCTTAAATAATGTTTCTGTTCCTCCAACATTATTTATTTTTGATATTTTTTCTTGGTTTTTTAGATTATATATCAATTCTTTGTAACCTGAAAATTCTAAATTTTTGGAAAATTTTGTTATAGTTGACTCACTTACGTAAGCTTTATTTGCAAGTTCTTTTTGTTTTAAATAAATACCCTTCATAGCATGACATAGAATTTCATTAGCTATTATTTGGTTCGTTGTATTAGTAAAATTTTTTTGTTGTATTTTCAGCTTCTCATAAATATTCATAATAAACCTCTTTATAAAAATTTTATAATAAAAAAGCAAACTTAGTTTACTTTTTGTTTTCATATTATTTTTGTTTAACTTCTTTTTTAGCTTTTGCTAAATTTTTTGTTAAAACCTTTAAAGAAATTTTTAATTCTTTTGGTTTTTCATAATCATAAGCTATTTTTAAAGAGTTCAAATCATTTCAATATTCATTTCTTATTTCTTTAATTTCAGATTTTAAATTATATTCTTTGTTAAATTCGTTTAACATTTCTTCAATTTCTTTTTCTTTGGTTCCAATTATGTTATCCAAAGTTTTAAAGTCAATTAAAGCTTTCAAATCATTTCTTTGATCTTTAAGTTTTTCAACCCTTTCTTTATATGTCAGATTATTGAATTCATTAACAAGTTTTTTAGCAATTGACAAGTTATTTTTGCTTAAAGCTTTTTTACCTTTTTTATAAATTCTTTGTTCATGTTTATATTCATTTTCAATTAAAGTTTCAATTTTTGAATCAACAGAAATAACTTTTTGAATTTGTTTCTCAATTAATTTAATTTGTTTAATTGTTTCTTTATCAATTACTTGTTTCATTTCTTTTACTTGAGTTTTTAAAATTTGAATTTCTTCTTCTGATAAATCATTTTTAACTTTAATAAATTTTAATAAAGCATTTGCTGATTTAGATACAGCTGATTTTTCATTTGGTCTTTCGATATAAATTAGTAAACTGAAAATAGTTCCTAAACCCAATGCTAAAGCGGCACCTGTTATATATAAAATACCATTTGTTATGTTTGATAAGTCTGCTGTACCACCCATTGTTGGTGAAGAAAAGAATCCAATAAATTCAAAAACTCCAAATCCTGTTCCAGCTCTTGCTGTAACACCAACTGCGTTACAATAAGCCCCAGCAATAAATGCAGCAATACATCCTGCTATTAACGGACGTTTTTTAGGTAAGTTAATTCCATAAAGAATTGGTTCTGTGATTCCTAAACAACCTGCTGGCAACATATGAATTGCATCTTTTTTAAGTTTTGAGTTTTGAGTAACTAAAATAACTCCTATTAAAGCTCCAACTTGAGCTCATACTGAAATACCCATAATCATGAATATTCCAGCTCCCCCTCTTTGAATATTATCTAAAATACCTACTATAATTAATCCCATGTGTATTCCAAAAATAACTGCTACTTGTCATATACCTATATAGAACCCTACACCTATTCCTAATGGAGCTTGTCCAATTCAATACATTAGAGTTCCTGCTAATGTTTCAATAACATTTCAAATTGGTAATAATATGAAAAATGAAGTTGGTACAATGACCATAACTAAAATAAAAGGTCTAAACATTAATTCTAGTGAAATTGGAATTCATGTTTTAATTCAGTCATTTAAATATTTAGCAGCAATTATTGCTCCCATTACAACAAACATTTTATTTGTCATGGCTGCAATTTTAACTTTTGAAATTCCATCTAAGACAGGGTTACCAGTATCTAAATCACCAAAGTTAATTAAAATTCATTCGTGACCCATACCACCTGATCCACCATCTAAAAACATTAATGGAGTTGACAATATAAGTGCAATGGATGCTGCTAATATAACATCAAATTTAAAATATTGTGCTGTACTAATTGCTATTGCAATTGTACCAAAAACTGTTGTTGTTTTAGCCATTATAAATAGTATAATTCAGCCTATAGCTGCATCTTTTAAAAGAACCTGATTACCGCTTGCTTGTGCTGTAATAACTATATCAGGCATTACATTGATTTGAACAAGTATACCCACAATTGCTTGAACAATTGCACAACCAACAATAATTGGTATAGTTTTTACCATTATTGATGCAAACATTCTAATAAATTGAGCGCCTTTACTTTGCTTTTCTTTATTCTCTGAATTTTCGGCTACAGCTACTGATTTTGCAAACTCATTTTGAGCTATAACTTCGTCTTTTAATTTATATACATCTTGTCCTATAACAACTTGTAATTCGTCTCCTTGTCAAATTGTACTTTTTACAAGTGAAAGTCTTCTTATTTTTTCTTCATTAACTAAATCTTTATTTTTAACCAAAAATCTTAAACGAGTCATGCAGTTATAAACATCTCTATAATTTGAAGGACCACCTACAAACTCATTTAACATTCTTGCTTCCTTCTGATATTTATTTTCAGCATAAAAAAATTCTTCAAAGTCTTTTTCATTCATTGAATTTGGATTAACTTTTTCAAGAACTTCTTCAATAATTTTAATAGTACAAATTAATTCGCCTTGTTTATAATTACCTTCTTTGAAATTAATAATTTCAATTTTTTTATCAAAAACAATAGGCGTTTCATTAGATATTTTTTCAGCTTCAACCATTTTAAGATCAACTTCAAAAAGTTCATCACCAAGTCTTACTTTTTTATCAAGTTCTAATTTTGTTTTAAAAGGTTTTCCGCCTAATTTAACAGTATCAAGTCCACAGTGAATTAAAACATTAGTGTCATCAATATCAAAACCATAAGCATGTTTAGTTTCAAAAATCATAACAGTTTTAGCTTCAACAAAAGGTGAGTAAAACTTATTTTTCTTTGGAAGAATGAGTAAACCATCACCCAGCATTTTTTGTGAAAAAGTTGGATCTGTACATTTTTCTAAAGATTTAACTTCACAATCAACTGGAGCATAAATTTTTATTTCCATATTTTCTATTCCTTTCTAGAATATTTTCCAATATTAATTATTTAAAAGACATATAATCAATATATTTTCGAAAAAATTTCTTTTTTGGAAAGTTTTAAGCTTTTTTATTATTTTTTAACACCTTACATACAAATAAAAAAGCGAACGTCTACTTTTTAAATACTATTTAAAAGTTCTTTTATTTGTTGTTTTGTTAATACCTTTTTTCTTTTTCAGATAAATAACTAACTAATGCTATAATTAATAAAATTCTAAAATGAAACCAATAAACAATAATGCACAAACAGATAAAAATTATATGTGGTTGTTGTTCACTTGTACGAACTTATTTATATGTTTTTTTAGCCATCAATGTCAATGAGATCATTCATGCAAGTGTAATTTAATAATTAAATTAAAATCAATATTGAAATTCTTGCAGATTCTGATGCTTGTAAACCAATTCTATATATAATTGCAAATAATCCAACTATTGAAGTTGTTATGAATTTAATATATAGTTATCAAATATATCGTTTTTTTTGTTTGCATATTATTTCTTTTCTATACGAGGCCAATTAAAACAAAAAAAATTACCAAAAGGTAATTTTCTAATTTTCATTTAATAAAGATTATTGAACTGCAATAACTGTTCCAGCTCCAATAGTTCTTCCACCTTCACGGATTGAGAATTTTGTTCCATCTTCAACAGCAATTGGTTTAATTAATTCAATTGTCATTTCAACGTTATCTCCAGGCATAACCATGTCTGTTCCAGCAGGTAATGTTACTTCACCAGTAACATCAGTTGTACGGAAGTAGAATTGAGGACGGTATTTGTTAAAGAATGGTTTGTGACGTCCACCTTCTTCAGTAGTTAATGCATAAACTGATGCTTGTAATTTAGTATGAGGTTTAATAGTTCCAGGTTTAGCTAAAACTTGTCCACGTTCAATACCTTCTCTGTCAACACCACGTAATAATGCTCCTACGTTATCTCCAGCTTCAGCAAAGTCTAATAATTTTCTGAACATTTCTAATCCAGTAACAACACATTTTTTAGCTTCTTCAACTAAACCAACGATTTCAACTTCTTCGTTAACTTTAATTGTTCCACGTTCAACACGTCCTGTAGCAACAGTTCCACGTCCTGTAATTGTGAAAACGTCTTCAACAGGCATTAAGAATGTTTTATCTGAATCACGAGTTGGAGTTGGGATGTATGCATCAACTGAAGCCATTAATTCTTCAATAGCAGCAACTCATTTAGCTTCTCCGTTTAATGCTCCTAAAGCTGATCCACGGATAACTGGTGCTCCGTCTCCATCAAAGTCGTAAGTTGATAATAAATCTCTAACTTCCATTTCAACTAAGTCGATCATTTCTTCATCATCAACCATGTCACATTTGTTTAAGAAAACAACAATTTTTGGAACTCCAACTTGTCTTGATAATAAGATGTGTTCACGAGTTTGAGGCATAGGCCCATCAGTTGCAGCAACAACTAAGATTGCACCATCCATTTGAGCAGCACCTGTAATCATGTTTTTAACATAATCGGCGTGTCCTGGACAGTCTACGTGTGCGTAGTGTCTGTTTTCTGTTTTATATTCAACGTGTGAAGTATTAATTGTAATTCCACGTTCTCTTTCTTCTGGAGCGTTATCGATATTTGCGTAATCTTTAAATTCTGCTCCACCTTTATCTGCTAAAACTTTAGTAATAGCAGCAGTTAATGTAGTTTTACCGTGGTCAACGTGTCCAATAGTACCAATGTTAACGTGAGGTAAACTACGGTCAAAAGCTTCTTTTGCCATTTTTGTATTTCTCCTTTATTTATATCTAGCGATATTAGATTTACTTTCTAGTATCTTTACCGCCCCCGTAGGGGCGTTTTTTATTCTTTTAATTAAGAATATTTTAACTTTTTACATCAATAAGTGCAATTATATATTACTACTTACCTGATTTTTTAATAATTTCTTCTGCAATAGATCTAGGTGCTTCAGCATAATGACTGAAAATCATAGTATAGTTTCCACGTCCTTGTGTGAATGATCTTAATTCTGTTGCATAACCAAACATTTCTGTTAGAGGAACTTTAGATTTAATTGTTTGTGCATTTCCTCTTTGTTCTGATCCTTCGATTAATCCACGTTTTGATGAAATGTTACCCATTACATCTCCATAGTATTCATCTGGGACAGTTACTTCAACGTTCATGATTGGTTCTAAGATAACTGGATTCATTTTTTTACATGCTTCTTTTAAAGCAAATGATGCAGCTATTTTATAAGCCATTTCGTTTGAGTCAACATCGTGCATTGATCCATCAACGATTGTTGCTTTAACATCGATCATTGGGTATCCAGCAACTACCCCGTTTGTAAGTGCGTTTTCTAAACCAACACGTGCAGCATTGATATATTCTTTAGAAACACGTCCTCCAGTAATTTTGTCAACTCATTCGAATCCTTTGTCAACATTTGGTTCGAACTCAATAACAACGTGACCATATGATCCACGTCCTCCTGATTGTTTAACATATTTACCTTCAGCTTTTGCTGGTAATTTAATTGTTTCACGGTATGAAACTTGAGGTGCTCCAACGTTTGTTTCAACTTTGAATTCACGTCTCATACGGTCAACAATAATATCTAAGTGTAATTCACCCATACCAGCAATAATAGTTTGTCCAGTTTCTTCATCAGTATATGTTCTGAAAGTTGGATCTTCTTCTGCTAATTTTGATAATGCTAATCCCATTTTTTCTTGATCCGCTTTAGTTTTTGGTTCTAAAGCTAATTGGATAACTGGTTCTGGGAATACCATTGATTCTAAAATAATTTCATGTTTTTCATCAACTAAAGTATCACCTGTTGTAGTATTTTTTAAACCAACAGCAGCTGCGATATCTCCAGCATAAACTTCTTCAATTTCGTTACGGTTGTTTGCGTGCATTTGTAAAATACGTCCTACACGTTCTTTATCACCTTTTGTTGAGTTTAATACATAACTTCCTTTTGTAAGAATACCTGAGTAAACTCTAAAGAATGTTAATTTTCCAACGAATGGGTCAGTCATAACTTTGAAAGCTAAAGCTGAGAATGGTTCATTGTCATCTGCATGTCTTTCTGCTTCTTCACCATTTGGTAAAATTCCTTTAATAGCAGGAACATCTAAAGGTGATGGCAAGTAATCAACAACTGCGTCTAATAATAATTTAACACCCTTGTTTTTGAAAGCTGACCCAGCTAATACTGGGAAGAATTCTGCACCAATAACCCCTTTACGGATTGCTTGTTTTAATTCAGGAATAGTAATTTCTTCACCATCTAAGAATTTCATCATTAATTCTTCATCATATTCAACAGCTGCTTCAACTAATTCACTTCTTAAAATTTCTGCTTGATCTTTTAAATCTGCAGGAATTTCAATTTCTTTAGCAATTTCTTCAGCTTTACCATCAAATTCGTAAGCTTTCATTTCAACTAAATCGATTAATCCTGTGAAGTTATCTTCAGCACCGATTGGTAATTGAATTGGAGCGGCTTTAGCTCCTAAACGGTCCCCGATAGATTTAACTGAGTAGATGAAATCTGCTCCAGTTTTATCCATTTTGTTAACAAAAACAATACGAGGAACTCTATAAGTAGTTGCTTGTCTTCAAACAGTTTCTGTTTGAGGTTCAACTCCTGATTGTCCATCAAGAACTGCTACAGCTCCATCAAGAACACGTAATGAACGTTCAACTTCAACAGTGAAGTCAACGTGACCTGGAGTATCAATTATGTTAAAACGGTTATTTTTTCAGAATGCTGTAGTTGCAGCTGAAGTAATTGTAATACCACGTTCTTGCTCTTGTGCCATTCAGTCCATTTGTGAAGCTCCTTCATGAGTTTCACCAATTTTGTGAATTTTACCTGTGTGGAATAAAATACGTTCTGTAGTAGTAGTTTTTCCAGCATCAATATGAGCCATAATTCCAAGGTTACGAGTATTTTCTAAACTAAATTCTCTTGGCATAATTTGCCTCCTATCTAAATAAAATAATTGTTGATCTTATCAACGGTAATGTGCGAATGCTTTATTAGCTTCTGCCATTTTATGTGTGTCTTCACGTTTTTTAACTGATCCACCCATGTTATTTGCAGCGTCAATGATTTCGTTTGCTAATTTAACAGTCATAACTTTTTCGTTTCTTAATCTTGCATAGTTGATTAATCAACGTAAAGCTAAAGTAACTTGTCTTTCATCTGAAACTTCAACTGGCACTTGATAGTTAGCTCCCCCAATACGACGAACTTTTAATTCTAAGTGTGGTTTAATGTTTTCGATAGCTTTGTTAAATACTTCAATTGGTTCTTCGCCAGTTTTTTCTTTAATAATGTCAAATGCATCATAAATGATTGTTTGAGCTGTTCCTCTCTTACCATCTAACATAATTTTGTTGATAGCACGAGTAACTAATTTTGAGTTATAAATTGGATCTGCTAAAACATCTCTTTTTTCTGCTCTATTTTTACGCATAGTTTTGACTCCTTTCTTGATTTATAAATTTGTGATACTTATTTGTGGTTCATCTCACGGTAGTTCTAAATTTAATTAGACTATTTTTTAGGTCTTTTGGCCCCGTATAATGAACGTGATTGTTTACGATTGTTAACTGCTTGAGTATCTAATGTTCCACGAATAATGTGGTAACGTACCCCTGGTAAGTCTTTTACACGTCCCCCACGAATTAAAACAACTGAGTGTTCTTGAAGGTTGTGTCCTTCTCCTGGGATATATGCATTAACTTCCATTCCGTTTGTTAATCTAACACGAGCGTATTTACGTAACGCAGAGTTGGGTTTTTTGGGTGTCATTGTAGCAACACGAGTACATACTCCTCTTTTTTGAGGTGCTGAAACTTTAGTTACTTTCTTTTTCAATGAGTTTACCCCTCTGTTTAAAGCGGGTGCTTTTGTTTTTCAAGTTTTAGCTTTACGGTTTGTTTTAACTAATTGATTGATTGTTGGCATTGTATTTCCTCCTTTCACAATTCCGTGTGTGTTGAACTCACATAAATAAATTATACACTTTATTAATGAAAAGTTCAAACTTATCACAACAAGTGTATATTTTTATATTATTTTTAATACTTCTAATAAAGTAATTATAATTTGTTGATTGCTAATTAAATCGGTTTGCAACTTATTTTTTTGTTTATTCTGTTTTATATAATTTAGTAAGTTTGTTAACAACTCGCTTTTTTGTTCAATATTGTATTTTTCTTCATTTTCAATCACTTTTTTTATCAACAATGAAATTTTATCTTCAGAAGTAATTATATAATCTTTGTTTTCTTGATAACTCACGACAAATAATTTGTAAAAATTCTCTTGAATAAATTCAGACATATCTTGAGGATTTTTGTAAAAGACGGCAAGTATTTTTTTGTAGAAAATAAGCTCATTTTCTAGTTGATTTAAAATCTTTTCAAAAACAACTAAGTTATATTGTTTAGAACTTTTAATCAATTTTATTAGTTCCTCTAATTGAGCAATATTCTCAATTCTCAAATTGATGTTTAAAAAGTTTTTAACATTACTATCGAATGAAAAAGCATCAAGCATTTTAAAACTCTGATATGATTTGTTAATTTGGTTGAAAATTATTTTTTCTATACTCATTTTAACTCCTTATAAAAGTGGTGCCATTACATTGTAAGCTTTAACCACGATTTTTTTTCAAATAGATAAATCTTTGTTGGGCATGAATTTATATTCAAAAGATTTTTTCATGTCATGAATCATTTTTTTAGTAATATCTTCATTTAGTCTATTAGATTTAATTAACGCCATTGTTTGTTGATCACAAAATAAAGCTCTATAGTCCAAGTTTGAACTTCCTGTAAATGATATGGAATCATCAAAGATATAAGCTTTTTCGTGAATAAATGTGTCATTCATAGAGTAAATCTTAACGCCACTTTCAAACATTTTTTTAGTTCAATGTTTTGATACTTCTAATAATAAAAACTTATCTGATCTTCCAGGTAACAAAATACGTACATCAAGTCCAGTTGAAGCAGCATTACACAAAGCATTAATAATTTCTGCCGGGGGTATAAAGTAAGGTGACTTTAATCAAATTCTATTTTGAGCAGAGTGGATTAAATTTAAAAGTAGTTCTAAACAAATTGGTCTTTCATGGTTTGGCCCGTCAGAAACAATTTGTATAAATTCATTTGTCGAAAAACGAGTTCTACTAACTTTACCAAACATAGGTTCAAGTTTTTCAATTTTGTTTTGTTTTTTGCCAGCATAAAAATTTCAATCTTTTTTAAAAATTAATTCTATTTCCTG
This is a stretch of genomic DNA from Mesoplasma coleopterae. It encodes these proteins:
- a CDS encoding glycoside hydrolase family 1 protein, translating into MSKFPKDFLWGAATSAYQVEGGIYQGGKVPSSMDPSSKEHANKEITDFSVASDHYNHWKEDVALMAEMGFKSYRFSISWPRIIKDKEGNINQEGIDFYNNLLDELIKNNIEPVVTIFHFDIPMFVEEDGGLESKNVYKHYERYCSVLFKNFGSKVKYWLTVNELNVMVLISQIINTNKEKYSSNEWQVMHNMNVVQAKAILMCREMCPKSKIGPAPNIAINYPASSKPEDFTAKLNMDLLRNWVYLDILCRGTYSKKFLSYLEQNNKQIHTTSEEMELFKIAKPDFIAINYYSSGTVEALDNKDGNDGATNADQQSGFAFKGFAKSVKNPNLEKTQFGWEIDPVGFRNTLREVWERYQLPIMVTENGIGARDVLTEDGKVHDDYRIDFYQKHIHQMALAIEDGVEMIGYMPWSAIDLVSTHEGISKRYGFVYVNRDEFDLKDMKRIRKDSFYWYKELISKNGEL
- a CDS encoding PTS glucose transporter subunit IIABC, which codes for MEIKIYAPVDCEVKSLEKCTDPTFSQKMLGDGLLILPKKNKFYSPFVEAKTVMIFETKHAYGFDIDDTNVLIHCGLDTVKLGGKPFKTKLELDKKVRLGDELFEVDLKMVEAEKISNETPIVFDKKIEIINFKEGNYKQGELICTIKIIEEVLEKVNPNSMNEKDFEEFFYAENKYQKEARMLNEFVGGPSNYRDVYNCMTRLRFLVKNKDLVNEEKIRRLSLVKSTIWQGDELQVVIGQDVYKLKDEVIAQNEFAKSVAVAENSENKEKQSKGAQFIRMFASIMVKTIPIIVGCAIVQAIVGILVQINVMPDIVITAQASGNQVLLKDAAIGWIILFIMAKTTTVFGTIAIAISTAQYFKFDVILAASIALILSTPLMFLDGGSGGMGHEWILINFGDLDTGNPVLDGISKVKIAAMTNKMFVVMGAIIAAKYLNDWIKTWIPISLELMFRPFILVMVIVPTSFFILLPIWNVIETLAGTLMYWIGQAPLGIGVGFYIGIWQVAVIFGIHMGLIIVGILDNIQRGGAGIFMIMGISVWAQVGALIGVILVTQNSKLKKDAIHMLPAGCLGITEPILYGINLPKKRPLIAGCIAAFIAGAYCNAVGVTARAGTGFGVFEFIGFFSSPTMGGTADLSNITNGILYITGAALALGLGTIFSLLIYIERPNEKSAVSKSANALLKFIKVKNDLSEEEIQILKTQVKEMKQVIDKETIKQIKLIEKQIQKVISVDSKIETLIENEYKHEQRIYKKGKKALSKNNLSIAKKLVNEFNNLTYKERVEKLKDQRNDLKALIDFKTLDNIIGTKEKEIEEMLNEFNKEYNLKSEIKEIRNEYWNDLNSLKIAYDYEKPKELKISLKVLTKNLAKAKKEVKQK
- the tuf gene encoding elongation factor Tu, yielding MAKEAFDRSLPHVNIGTIGHVDHGKTTLTAAITKVLADKGGAEFKDYANIDNAPEERERGITINTSHVEYKTENRHYAHVDCPGHADYVKNMITGAAQMDGAILVVAATDGPMPQTREHILLSRQVGVPKIVVFLNKCDMVDDEEMIDLVEMEVRDLLSTYDFDGDGAPVIRGSALGALNGEAKWVAAIEELMASVDAYIPTPTRDSDKTFLMPVEDVFTITGRGTVATGRVERGTIKVNEEVEIVGLVEEAKKCVVTGLEMFRKLLDFAEAGDNVGALLRGVDREGIERGQVLAKPGTIKPHTKLQASVYALTTEEGGRHKPFFNKYRPQFYFRTTDVTGEVTLPAGTDMVMPGDNVEMTIELIKPIAVEDGTKFSIREGGRTIGAGTVIAVQ
- the fusA gene encoding elongation factor G, whose translation is MPREFSLENTRNLGIMAHIDAGKTTTTERILFHTGKIHKIGETHEGASQMDWMAQEQERGITITSAATTAFWKNNRFNIIDTPGHVDFTVEVERSLRVLDGAVAVLDGQSGVEPQTETVWRQATTYRVPRIVFVNKMDKTGADFIYSVKSIGDRLGAKAAPIQLPIGAEDNFTGLIDLVEMKAYEFDGKAEEIAKEIEIPADLKDQAEILRSELVEAAVEYDEELMMKFLDGEEITIPELKQAIRKGVIGAEFFPVLAGSAFKNKGVKLLLDAVVDYLPSPLDVPAIKGILPNGEEAERHADDNEPFSALAFKVMTDPFVGKLTFFRVYSGILTKGSYVLNSTKGDKERVGRILQMHANNRNEIEEVYAGDIAAAVGLKNTTTGDTLVDEKHEIILESMVFPEPVIQLALEPKTKADQEKMGLALSKLAEEDPTFRTYTDEETGQTIIAGMGELHLDIIVDRMRREFKVETNVGAPQVSYRETIKLPAKAEGKYVKQSGGRGSYGHVVIEFEPNVDKGFEWVDKITGGRVSKEYINAARVGLENALTNGVVAGYPMIDVKATIVDGSMHDVDSNEMAYKIAASFALKEACKKMNPVILEPIMNVEVTVPDEYYGDVMGNISSKRGLIEGSEQRGNAQTIKSKVPLTEMFGYATELRSFTQGRGNYTMIFSHYAEAPRSIAEEIIKKSGK
- the rpsG gene encoding 30S ribosomal protein S7, coding for MRKNRAEKRDVLADPIYNSKLVTRAINKIMLDGKRGTAQTIIYDAFDIIKEKTGEEPIEVFNKAIENIKPHLELKVRRIGGANYQVPVEVSDERQVTLALRWLINYARLRNEKVMTVKLANEIIDAANNMGGSVKKREDTHKMAEANKAFAHYRW
- the rpsL gene encoding 30S ribosomal protein S12, encoding MPTINQLVKTNRKAKTWKTKAPALNRGVNSLKKKVTKVSAPQKRGVCTRVATMTPKKPNSALRKYARVRLTNGMEVNAYIPGEGHNLQEHSVVLIRGGRVKDLPGVRYHIIRGTLDTQAVNNRKQSRSLYGAKRPKK